From a single Silene latifolia isolate original U9 population chromosome 6, ASM4854445v1, whole genome shotgun sequence genomic region:
- the LOC141658905 gene encoding uncharacterized protein LOC141658905: MENKASSSSKNKEISKDGGSSKANNNRPERVSNSTTQESRYGHRVPLSDFTNVTREATDSNHGEKRTYRTTLTTRPIVSATPSTENDYNLPPPLRSKMARFNRKELHGDKRLRSASSGTPITPSLCTTPGSSRSRQSCLIEKEPDPVTRLVNELISDLNPTNGGSSSCVDPQQGASSHPSSSRQQALDHVARLVSDLVRNLSEEYDDSSSRGANEEGLIFKITNYLLLLLYLSFKNDMYRPF; the protein is encoded by the exons ATGGAAAACAAAGCAAGTTCGAGTTCAAAAAACAAAGAAATAAGTAAAGATGGTGGAAGCAGTAAAG CTAATAACAATCGGCCCGAACGTGTATCTAATTCAACAACACAAGAATCGAGATACGGTCATCGTGTCCCATTGTCCGATTTCACCAACG tgACAAGAGAAGCTACCGACTCAAACCACGGTGAGAAAAGGACATATCGTACTACATTGACTACTCGGCCAATTGTCTCTGCTACTCCATCTACGGAAAATGATTACAACTTACCTCCACCATTACGTTCAAAGATGGCAAGATTTAATAGAAAAGAATTACATGGTGACAAGAGATTAAGGAGCGCTTCATCTGGTACTCCGATTACACCGTCTCTTTGTACAACCCCAG GTAGTAGTAGGTCTCGACAAAGTTGTCTGATAGAAAAAGAACCTGATCCCGTAACAAGATTAGTCAATGAGTTGATCAGCGACTTAAATCCAACCAATGGAGGTTCATCGAGTTGCGTTGATCCTCAGCAAG GTGCCAGTTCCCATCCAAGCTCTTCACGTCAACAAGCTCTCGATCATGTGGCTAGATTGGTCAGTGATTTGGTTAGAAATTTAAGTGAAGAATATGACGATTCATCAAGTAGGGGAGCTAACGAAGAAGGTTTaatatttaaaattacaaattatttattattattgttatacttATCGTTTAAAAATGATATGTATCGTCCCTTTTAG
- the LOC141588495 gene encoding uncharacterized protein LOC141588495 has translation MGGKIDNSVNQGRGPYTFRMGGQNFHRIGSLWPQNQNPPKFCQLYIYDTEEEVKNRKNAHSPNNPERFNDELIYLLQRMIDEENILAIKFRMARDRLSADIERDVSIRLSSRRETDGRTYNRPTAYEVAVLIEGDIGNAVEKRDIIIEKESGELQRISELHPLYLALQYPLLFPHGEDGWRPGILHSEASLNKSKKKNPCIQVTMREWLAFYLQDRSSFLQSPILLLAAKLLQQFIVDGYMMVES, from the exons ATGGGAGGAAAGATTGATAATTCTGTAAATCAAGGTCGGGGACCTTATACTTTTAGGATGGGTGGGCAAAACTTCCACCGCATCGGGAGTTTGTGGCCGCAGAATCAAAATCCGCCAAAGTTTTGCCAGCTTTACATATATGACACAGAAGAAGAAGTGAAAAACCGTAAGAATGCTCACAG CCCAAATAATCCGGAACGGTTTAATGATGAGCTAATATATTTGTTGCAAAGAATGATCGATGAGGAAAATATATTAGCTATCAAATTCAGAATGGCGAGAGATAGGTTGTCAGCTGATATAGAAAGAGATGTCTCTATTAGGCTTAGTTCAAGACGAGAAACAGATGGTAGAACATATAACCGTCCGACAGCTTATGAGGTTGCCGTTCTTATTGAAGGAGACATTGGAAATGCTGTGGAAAAGAGGGATATTATTATTGAGAAGGAAAGTGGTGAACTGCAGCGTATATCCGAGTTGCACCCTTTATATTTAGCGCTACAATATCCTTTGTTATTTCCGCATGGCGAAGACGGTTGGAGGCCGGGCATCCTACATAGTGAAGCTTCTCTCAACAAAAGTAAGAAAAAAAATCCATGTATTCAAGTAACAATGAGAGAGTGGCTTGCATTTTATCTCCAGGATAGATCGTCGTTCCTTCAATCTCCAATTCTTTTGTTAGCTGCTAAATTACTTCAACAATTTATTGTTGATGGTTATATGATGGTTGAGTCGTAG